From the genome of Verrucomicrobiota bacterium, one region includes:
- the araD gene encoding L-ribulose-5-phosphate 4-epimerase AraD, with the protein MAFEQLKERVWRANVGIIEAGLVILSWGNASGVDRKAGIMAIKPSGVAYNKLKPEDIVVLSLSTGEVLEGKYRPSSDTPTHLHLYRTFKSLGGVVHAHSVNATAIAQAGREIPCLGTTHADTFYGSVPLTRQMTQEEIDGDYELNTGKVIEETFRSRKLNPDQIPGVLVASHGPFTWGFTTEKALENAMILEKVAEIALATYRVNAQAQPISQVLLDKHFLRKHGPTAYYGQK; encoded by the coding sequence ATGGCGTTTGAACAATTAAAAGAACGGGTGTGGCGGGCCAATGTGGGCATCATTGAGGCCGGCTTGGTGATTTTGAGCTGGGGCAACGCCAGCGGCGTGGACCGCAAGGCGGGCATCATGGCCATCAAGCCCAGCGGCGTGGCTTACAATAAGCTCAAGCCGGAGGATATTGTCGTGTTGTCGCTCAGTACCGGGGAGGTTCTGGAGGGCAAGTATCGCCCTTCTTCGGATACGCCCACGCACCTGCATCTGTACCGTACTTTTAAATCGCTCGGGGGAGTGGTGCATGCGCATTCGGTGAATGCCACGGCCATCGCGCAGGCCGGTCGGGAAATCCCCTGCCTGGGGACCACGCATGCGGATACGTTTTATGGTTCCGTGCCGCTGACGCGCCAGATGACGCAGGAGGAGATTGACGGGGATTACGAGTTGAACACCGGCAAGGTGATCGAAGAGACGTTCCGTTCGCGCAAGTTGAATCCGGATCAGATCCCGGGGGTGCTGGTGGCCAGTCATGGTCCGTTTACCTGGGGATTCACGACGGAGAAGGCGCTGGAGAACGCGATGATCCTGGAGAAGGTGGCGGAGATCGCCCTGGCCACGTACCGGGTCAACGCGCAAGCGCAACCCATATCGCAGGTGCTCTTGGATAAGCACTTTCTGCGCAAGCACGGCCCGACGGCTTATTACGGGCAAAAGTAG
- the pdxA gene encoding 4-hydroxythreonine-4-phosphate dehydrogenase PdxA has product MIGITLGDVTGIGPEVALKALAAEVNADSTRYLLLGDFPGLQRLNLQLGLNLPLQEGLPDTQTTGRFFVHNPLSAALPLDLKAGDSEAARAAVAWLNDAAQRCRRGEIAAMVTAPVNKEAINRAGIPFVGQTELLTQFSGTDRTAMMLLGADDRGRWLRVALVTTHIAMQKLAAAITRTKVELAIELAAQACRDLGLPRAKVGVCGLNPHAGEGGEFGTEEITTIRPAVDAVRARGVDAEGPFAADTLFYYVYRGDYDAVVAMYHDQGLAPLKMVAFEGGINWTLGLPFIRTSPDHGTAYNIAGRGVANAYSMVAALRLAKQLANQKH; this is encoded by the coding sequence ATGATTGGAATCACCTTGGGGGATGTCACCGGGATTGGCCCGGAGGTCGCACTCAAAGCGCTCGCGGCCGAAGTCAATGCGGATTCAACGCGCTATTTATTGTTGGGAGATTTTCCAGGGTTGCAGCGGCTGAACCTTCAGTTGGGGCTTAATCTTCCGCTTCAGGAAGGTCTTCCGGATACGCAAACCACCGGGCGTTTTTTTGTTCACAATCCGCTTTCCGCTGCTTTGCCTCTGGATTTAAAAGCCGGCGATTCCGAAGCCGCTCGTGCGGCGGTCGCCTGGCTGAACGACGCTGCCCAACGCTGTCGGCGCGGGGAGATTGCCGCAATGGTCACGGCACCGGTGAACAAGGAAGCCATCAATCGTGCGGGCATCCCGTTCGTCGGGCAGACCGAATTGTTGACCCAATTTTCCGGCACGGACCGCACGGCGATGATGCTTTTGGGGGCGGATGACCGCGGTCGCTGGCTGCGCGTGGCGCTGGTAACCACCCATATTGCCATGCAAAAACTCGCGGCGGCGATCACCCGGACCAAGGTGGAACTGGCCATTGAACTGGCCGCGCAGGCTTGCCGCGATCTCGGTCTGCCGCGTGCCAAGGTGGGTGTTTGCGGCCTGAATCCTCACGCCGGGGAAGGCGGGGAATTTGGAACCGAGGAAATCACCACCATCCGGCCCGCCGTGGACGCTGTGCGGGCGCGCGGGGTGGACGCCGAGGGGCCGTTTGCGGCGGATACGCTTTTTTATTACGTCTATCGCGGGGATTATGACGCCGTGGTGGCCATGTATCACGACCAGGGATTGGCCCCCTTGAAAATGGTGGCCTTCGAGGGCGGGATCAACTGGACGCTGGGGCTGCCATTCATCCGCACGTCGCCCGATCATGGCACTGCGTATAACATCGCCGGGCGGGGCGTTGCGAATGCCTACAGCATGGTGGCCGCGCTGCGTCTGGCCAAACAACTTGCCAACCAAAAACACTGA
- a CDS encoding peptidyl-prolyl cis-trans isomerase, whose translation MKQFGLILLMAMGGLGTVTAQELPAFDRVAAVVEDSIITLSEIQRLALPTIRSLQTRLMGQPQVLESEVTDAIRESARIKIERQMIMYEYKRNFSVPESVIERRIEQKIKEGQFQNRANLVRSLQAQGRTYESWYREERENLIVSFMNAHFVPREKILVSPYKLESFYAANQTNFIVKENVKLRRLQISKSRTDAAKLAQQIVAQLDGGSEFVKLADQYHDLKEREPGGRWDAAPEKPSAWHGWEKGDLPKESDAIAFALKPKQHSRVIELPDCYLILYLEERVLQHVRPLAEVREVIEQKLADQELERLRKNWVAKMEKSTYVHLISN comes from the coding sequence ATGAAGCAATTTGGCTTAATTTTACTGATGGCGATGGGCGGCTTGGGCACGGTGACAGCCCAGGAACTGCCCGCCTTTGATCGCGTGGCCGCCGTGGTGGAAGACAGCATTATTACGCTGTCGGAAATCCAACGCCTTGCGCTGCCCACCATCCGCAGCCTGCAAACCAGGCTGATGGGCCAACCGCAAGTACTCGAGTCCGAGGTCACTGATGCGATTCGCGAATCCGCCCGCATCAAAATCGAGCGTCAGATGATCATGTATGAGTATAAACGTAATTTTTCCGTTCCGGAAAGCGTCATCGAGCGGCGAATCGAGCAAAAGATCAAGGAAGGGCAGTTCCAAAATCGCGCCAACCTTGTCCGTTCCCTGCAAGCCCAGGGAAGAACCTACGAGTCCTGGTACCGGGAAGAACGGGAAAACCTGATTGTCAGCTTCATGAACGCGCATTTTGTGCCGCGCGAAAAGATCCTCGTCAGCCCCTATAAACTGGAATCCTTTTACGCTGCCAACCAGACGAATTTTATTGTCAAAGAAAATGTCAAATTGCGTCGGCTTCAGATTTCCAAGAGCCGAACGGACGCCGCCAAACTCGCCCAGCAGATTGTCGCCCAACTGGATGGTGGTTCGGAGTTCGTCAAACTCGCGGATCAGTATCATGACCTGAAGGAGAGGGAACCCGGTGGCCGCTGGGATGCCGCTCCCGAAAAACCTTCTGCCTGGCACGGCTGGGAAAAAGGAGATTTACCCAAGGAATCGGATGCCATCGCTTTTGCGCTCAAGCCCAAGCAACATAGCCGGGTGATTGAGTTGCCGGATTGTTACCTGATTCTGTACCTCGAAGAACGCGTTCTCCAGCACGTCCGCCCCCTTGCTGAGGTGCGCGAGGTGATCGAGCAAAAACTGGCCGATCAGGAACTGGAACGTTTGCGCAAGAATTGGGTCGCCAAGATGGAAAAGAGCACCTACGTCCACCTGATCAGTAATTAG
- a CDS encoding sugar phosphate nucleotidyltransferase — translation MAAKTKFTTHDNYYVIIMAGGRGERFWPVSREKTPKQLIKLLGDRSLLQQAVDRVLPVVPMKNVLVITNAAQLDEVRKQLPKLPKANIIAEPVGRDTCAAVTLGAAIVGSRCTTGVMAVLPSDHVIPEEKKFQQVLADAFDLASRGQVIVTIGIKPTEPSTGYGYIKVGNNLPTPHGGKQYKTSFFRAEQFVEKPHYDKALEYVNSGHYRWNAGMFLWSFVTITEGLKNHQPEMESACHRWFEAAAKGKLDKVLAKEYPEVKKISIDFALLEKAHNVVVADGAFEWDDLGSWNAIGRHLKADPEGNAVVGDFIHVDAARNIIFDARTKHRTPIAFVGLRDAILVLTDDATMVAHKSQAQKVKEMVKKLADKPEYKKLL, via the coding sequence ATGGCAGCCAAAACCAAATTCACCACCCACGATAACTATTACGTCATCATCATGGCCGGGGGCCGCGGCGAGCGGTTCTGGCCGGTAAGCCGTGAAAAGACGCCCAAGCAACTGATCAAATTGTTGGGGGATCGCTCGTTGTTGCAGCAGGCCGTGGATCGTGTGCTGCCGGTGGTGCCGATGAAAAACGTCCTGGTGATCACCAATGCCGCCCAATTGGACGAGGTGCGCAAGCAACTTCCCAAGCTGCCCAAGGCAAACATCATTGCCGAGCCGGTGGGTCGCGACACCTGCGCGGCGGTGACACTCGGCGCCGCCATCGTTGGTTCACGTTGCACCACCGGTGTCATGGCCGTCCTACCCTCGGATCACGTGATTCCCGAGGAAAAGAAATTCCAGCAGGTGTTGGCCGATGCCTTTGACCTGGCGTCGCGCGGGCAGGTAATCGTGACCATCGGCATCAAGCCTACCGAGCCTTCCACCGGCTACGGTTACATCAAGGTTGGGAATAATTTACCAACGCCGCATGGCGGAAAACAATACAAGACCAGTTTCTTCCGCGCGGAGCAATTTGTGGAAAAACCGCATTACGACAAGGCGCTCGAATATGTCAACAGCGGGCATTACCGTTGGAATGCGGGTATGTTTCTCTGGTCGTTTGTCACCATCACCGAGGGTTTGAAAAATCACCAGCCGGAGATGGAATCCGCCTGTCACCGCTGGTTCGAGGCCGCCGCCAAGGGGAAATTGGATAAGGTGCTCGCCAAGGAATACCCGGAGGTGAAGAAAATCTCCATTGATTTTGCGCTGCTGGAAAAGGCGCACAATGTCGTCGTGGCGGACGGCGCGTTTGAATGGGATGATCTGGGTTCCTGGAATGCCATTGGCCGGCATCTCAAGGCGGACCCGGAGGGCAATGCCGTGGTGGGTGATTTCATCCACGTGGACGCGGCCCGTAATATCATCTTCGACGCCCGCACCAAGCATCGCACCCCCATTGCCTTCGTTGGCCTGCGCGACGCCATTCTGGTGCTTACGGACGATGCCACCATGGTGGCGCACAAGAGCCAGGCGCAAAAGGTCAAGGAAATGGTGAAAAAGCTGGCGGATAAGCCCGAATATAAAAAATTGCTTTAA
- the trpA gene encoding tryptophan synthase subunit alpha — translation MNRIEERFQQLRRTGKKGFVVYIGAGDPNLEATRQLAVAFDQVGVDVLELGVPFSDPLADGLVNQLAAQRGIESGTTLPKVLQTVIEIRKASQLPIVFYIYYNLLHQYGLERFVRDAAQAGVDGLLTLDLPPEEAVQYERLMREAGLCNIYLIAPTTPEQRMGLIARHAAGFLYYVSREGVTGMQTKVSDTIAQMTDKIREHTELPIAVGFGVSNPEQAREVARHAEAVVVGSAIVNQIATHGCSPDLVSKTAAYVKTMAEAVKSV, via the coding sequence ATGAATCGAATTGAAGAACGGTTTCAGCAATTACGACGCACTGGCAAAAAGGGTTTCGTGGTTTATATCGGCGCCGGTGATCCGAACCTGGAAGCCACGCGGCAATTGGCCGTGGCGTTTGACCAGGTCGGCGTGGATGTGCTTGAACTCGGAGTGCCGTTTAGCGATCCGCTCGCGGATGGCTTGGTGAATCAACTCGCGGCTCAACGCGGCATTGAGAGCGGCACCACACTCCCCAAGGTCTTGCAGACGGTGATCGAAATTCGCAAGGCTTCGCAACTCCCCATCGTCTTTTACATTTATTACAATCTCCTGCACCAATACGGGCTTGAACGGTTTGTCCGCGATGCCGCCCAAGCTGGTGTGGATGGTCTGCTGACGCTGGATCTGCCCCCCGAGGAGGCGGTGCAATATGAACGCCTCATGCGAGAGGCAGGGTTGTGCAATATTTATTTGATCGCGCCGACGACGCCGGAACAACGCATGGGCTTGATTGCCAGACATGCCGCCGGGTTTCTTTATTATGTCTCCCGCGAGGGCGTGACAGGCATGCAAACCAAGGTCTCGGATACCATCGCCCAAATGACCGATAAAATCCGCGAGCATACCGAACTGCCCATTGCGGTGGGTTTCGGCGTTTCCAACCCGGAACAGGCGCGGGAGGTCGCCCGCCACGCCGAGGCGGTGGTGGTGGGCAGCGCGATTGTGAACCAGATTGCCACGCACGGATGCTCGCCGGACCTCGTCAGCAAAACAGCAGCCTATGTCAAAACCATGGCCGAGGCCGTGAAGTCAGTTTAA
- a CDS encoding type III pantothenate kinase has protein sequence MLLLFDIGNTHTHVGWASEKKILRQADVPTHDWHEDTAGRLVKRFCTGKRPAGVALCSVVPQITPLIERFAWETWKLQVLELTPATVRGIGIQYPHPETIGPDRLANAIAARHFFGAPSVVVDFGTAVTFDVVDRRGDYVGGIIAPGLSAMTEYLHEKTALLPRIEIHEVRTVIGKCTKEAMLIGAVHGYRGLVKQLIVELKQELKYPRLPVVATGGYAKLMATGLREITAVAPNLTLEGIRLAWLNDRAAQNA, from the coding sequence ATGTTGTTGCTGTTCGATATTGGTAACACCCACACGCATGTGGGGTGGGCCAGCGAAAAGAAAATTTTACGGCAGGCGGATGTGCCCACGCATGATTGGCATGAGGACACGGCTGGTCGCCTTGTGAAACGTTTTTGCACTGGGAAACGTCCGGCGGGCGTGGCGCTATGCAGCGTGGTGCCGCAAATCACCCCGTTGATCGAGCGGTTCGCCTGGGAAACCTGGAAGCTGCAAGTCTTGGAACTAACCCCCGCCACGGTGCGCGGCATCGGCATCCAGTACCCGCATCCGGAAACGATTGGGCCGGATCGCCTGGCTAATGCGATTGCCGCGCGGCATTTCTTTGGTGCGCCCTCAGTGGTGGTGGATTTCGGCACCGCCGTCACGTTTGACGTGGTGGATCGGCGTGGGGATTACGTAGGGGGAATCATTGCCCCTGGTCTTTCTGCTATGACGGAGTATTTGCATGAGAAAACCGCCTTGCTGCCCCGGATTGAAATCCACGAGGTGCGCACCGTGATCGGTAAGTGTACTAAGGAGGCCATGTTGATTGGGGCGGTACATGGGTATCGTGGGTTGGTGAAACAATTGATCGTGGAATTGAAGCAGGAACTAAAATATCCGCGTCTGCCCGTGGTGGCTACGGGCGGTTACGCCAAACTTATGGCTACCGGCCTGCGGGAAATCACCGCCGTGGCGCCTAACTTGACGCTGGAGGGCATCCGCTTAGCCTGGCTTAATGATCGGGCTGCGCAAAACGCTTGA